GATTTTTATGTTGATAAAAAGAATATAATGTTAAGAGATTTAGCTCTTTTAAAAGGCGAAATAGACGTGGAATATAAAAAAATTGGAAAACTTAATTTGGTTTGGCTTGCGAAAAATAAAGATGAATTATTAACGCAAAGAAATAAAATAGAAAATGATTTAAAATATTGCTGTGAAGAAAATAAAAAAATTGAAAAAAGCGTAAAAGAATATGAAGATAAAAAAAATAAGATTAGTAGGCTATTGCGAGAAACAAGCGAAAAAATAGAACAACTGTTGGAAGACAATAAAGCTAAAAAAATAAATAAAACAGATAAGGAGGTAATTAAGAAAATTATAATTTGCCAGCAAGAATTAATTAAGCAGATTGAAACAGCAAAAGAAATAAAAGACATAAAAGCAATAAAGCAAAAAGCAAAAGCAATAAAGCAAGACTTGGACGAATTAGTTAAAGAAAACAAAGTTGAGGAGAATGAATCAATAAAAAAAGAAATTTTTGAATTAACAAATATTAAAAACGATTTGATAGATCAAAAAAATGACATTTTCGCGAATATAAACAGTTTGGAAATAAAAAAGAATGTTAATAATGAAAAAAAGAAAATTTTACAATCTCGTTTGCTTGAAATAGTTGAAAATTTAAAAAAAGTAGAAAACGAAATTGAAAATAGCAAGCCAAGCGACGCGAAAACAGCATTAAAATCTTATGAAACGCGCGAACAAAAAATTAATATTAAAATTAAAGAAATTGACAAAAAAATATTATTTGTTAAAAAAGAACTTGATAATTTTAATAAAAAAGAGCAGGAAAAAAGAGACAGCGCGTTTTTTTTGCAAGACAAAATTCAAGAACAGCAAGCAGAAATAAATCAGAGCAGAAATATTATTAATGGTTTAATGATTGAGTCTGCGAAATTAGAAACACAAAAAGAAAATTTAGAAACAGAAATAAACAGGGAATTAAAAAGCATTGATTGTTTAGATAAAAATTTGGCTGATGAAAATATAGATATAGAAAAAATCAGCAGATTAAAATCGCAATTGGAATTAATTGGCGGAATTGACCCTGAAACAGCAAAAGAATATGAGGAAACAAAAGAACGACGCGATTTTATTTTCAATCAAATAAATGATTTAGAAGAAGCAAGTAAGCGATTGGAAAAAGTTGTTGTTGATTTAGACAAAATTATAAAAAATAGATTTGACAAATCTTTTATTGAGATAAACAAAAATTTTAATAAATATTTTAAAATTTTATTTAATGGAGGGGAAGCAAAATTAGTAAAAAACATTATTCAAAAAAATAAAGAAGATGAACTTGATGAAAAAGGCGAAACTATTAAGACAGATGATGACAAAAAAGAACAAAACGAAATTGACATTGAGATTCAGGTGGCGCCTGTCGGCAAAAAATTAAAAGACATTAATATTTTTTCAGGCGGAGAAAAATCTTTAACTTCAATCGCTTTAATTTGCGCGATTATATCAATTAATCCTTCGCCTTTTGTAATTTTAGACGAAGTTGACGCGTCTCTTGATGAAGCCAACTCAGTTCGTTTCGCGAAAATTATTAAGAATTTATCGCATAAAACACAATTCATCGCTATCACTCACAATAGAACGACAATGGAATCGGCAAGAATCCTTTATGGAATAACAATGCAAGAAAAAGGAGTGTCTAAAATTTTAAGCTTGAATTTAGAAGACGCGCAAGAAACAGCAACAAAATAAATTTAATTAAAATTTATGTATTGGCTTTTTATTGTTGTTATTGGCTATTTGCTAAACGCAATAGCAATGACAACAGACAAATTTATTCTTACAAAATTTATTTCTCGTCCGGCAGTATTTGCTTTTAATGTTGGAATTTCAAATGTCGCTATTATTTTTATTTTAGCTCCTTTTTGTTTAAAATGGATTGATCTTTTTCAAATTATAATTAGTTTATTAGCAGGCGTCAGTTTTATAATGGCAATATTTTTTATGTATAAGGCCGTGAAGCAGGATGAAGTAAGTCGCGTCGCACCATATATTGGAAGCTTAAATCCTGTTTTTATTTTTATTCTCGCATGGTTTTTTTTAGGAGAACAACTAACATTAAAACAGGTAATTGCTTTTATTTTTATCATAAGCGGAGGAATTTTAATCTCTTGGCAGTTTCAAGACAAAAAAAATCTGTTTTATTGTTTAATTCCTAAATATATTCAAAAAAAAATTAAAAAAAATATTACTAGATCCAAAATGAAAATTTTAGGAATAGCAACAATTTCCGCGATTCTTTTTGCAATGTCTTATACTCTTACCAAATATATTTATAATTCAACAGACTTTCTTAATGGTTTTG
The Patescibacteria group bacterium genome window above contains:
- a CDS encoding EamA family transporter; this translates as MYWLFIVVIGYLLNAIAMTTDKFILTKFISRPAVFAFNVGISNVAIIFILAPFCLKWIDLFQIIISLLAGVSFIMAIFFMYKAVKQDEVSRVAPYIGSLNPVFIFILAWFFLGEQLTLKQVIAFIFIISGGILISWQFQDKKNLFYCLIPKYIQKKIKKNITRSKMKILGIATISAILFAMSYTLTKYIYNSTDFLNGFVWTRFGVVLGSLLLLPKINLRKIFPPKKKDRKKTGMVFLFGQICGGLSFFLINYAFSINSVTLTHALQGLQYVFLFLIILILSKKFPFILKEKITPFVLAQKICAILLICGGLFFLIV
- a CDS encoding chromosome segregation SMC family protein, which codes for MHLKRIEIKGFKSFANKAVLEFPEPQKNDKGITAIVGPNGAGKSNIVDAIRWTLGEQSTKLLRGKKSQDVIFHGSNERSRLGMAEVSLFIDNKDKTIPIEYSELALTRRLYRNGESAYLINKSNAKLNDIIMLLAKANFGQKSFSIIGQGMIDQILRAGFKERKEFFDEAVGIKQYQIKKRQTINDLEKARNNLSKIKIILTELEPRLKLLSRQAKKLEQRKIIKQELRNSQIKYYSNIFFHNQEKIEKINNQIREKKLIDAKFGNQLLDLQKKFALLSRENSLDFKFDKLKQEFDFYVDKKNIMLRDLALLKGEIDVEYKKIGKLNLVWLAKNKDELLTQRNKIENDLKYCCEENKKIEKSVKEYEDKKNKISRLLRETSEKIEQLLEDNKAKKINKTDKEVIKKIIICQQELIKQIETAKEIKDIKAIKQKAKAIKQDLDELVKENKVEENESIKKEIFELTNIKNDLIDQKNDIFANINSLEIKKNVNNEKKKILQSRLLEIVENLKKVENEIENSKPSDAKTALKSYETREQKINIKIKEIDKKILFVKKELDNFNKKEQEKRDSAFFLQDKIQEQQAEINQSRNIINGLMIESAKLETQKENLETEINRELKSIDCLDKNLADENIDIEKISRLKSQLELIGGIDPETAKEYEETKERRDFIFNQINDLEEASKRLEKVVVDLDKIIKNRFDKSFIEINKNFNKYFKILFNGGEAKLVKNIIQKNKEDELDEKGETIKTDDDKKEQNEIDIEIQVAPVGKKLKDINIFSGGEKSLTSIALICAIISINPSPFVILDEVDASLDEANSVRFAKIIKNLSHKTQFIAITHNRTTMESARILYGITMQEKGVSKILSLNLEDAQETATK